The following nucleotide sequence is from Fibrobacter sp. UWT2.
TCGGTTGTTGCAAGTTCGTCTTCTGCCACCCCGGCATCATCTTCTGATATTCTGGAATCTTCATCTGCTGATGCTGTTATCAATGTGTGGGACTGGAGTATTCTGGCAAAAGACTATTTGAATCCCAATATTGCTTACGATTTGATAGTTGATGTACGTGACTGGCAAGTATATCACGTCGTGAATATAGCAAACCGCAGGTGGATGGCGCAAAACTTGAACTATAACGGCGATCCGGTAAAAGACGAAAGCTGGTGCTATGAAGATGTAAAACAACGTTGCAATGTATTGGGCCGTCTTTATACGTGGAAAGCGGCAAAGGTTGCGTGCCCTGAGGGCTGGCGTTTGCCTTATCCGGAAGAATGGCAGGAGTTGCTTGATTCTTGTGGTGGTACCAGTGCAGCGGGCCGGATCCTGAAATCAACGATTGGGTGGTTTAAGGACGGTTTCGGTAACGATGGAAACGGTACGGATTCGCTAGGCTTTTCGGCACTTCCTGCAGGTTCAAGAAACAATGACGGTAAGTATAGCGAATTAGGCAAAAGCGCCTACTTCTGGAAAAATTCTGGCGATACCTATGGCGACTATGTGTCTATGTACTCTGCGGACAGGGTCGATGAGTCTTACCATTACAAAACCATGGCGTTCTCGGTCCGCTGTATCGAAATCCTGGCGGAGTAGAACCTTTCTTTAAAAATATACACAAATGTTCACTAAAAATTAGACGGCTGGGCCGTCTTTTTCTATATTGCGCATCATGACTAAGTCGATTGAAATCCGCGATGCGCACGAACATAACCTCCGCCATGTGAACCTTTCTATTCCCCGCGATTCCATCGTGGTAGTGACCGGCGTTTCGGGCTCGGGCAAGTCGAGTCTTGCGTTCGATACGGTGTTCCAGGAAGGCCAGAGGCGCTTTGTGGAGTCGCTTTCGGCGTATGCGCGCCAGTTCATTGGTCGCATGAAGCACCCCGAGGTGGAAAGCGTGCGCGGCATTTCGCCGACGATTTCGATTGACCAGAAGACTGTGAACCGCAACCCGCGTTCCACAGTGGGTACGGTTGTCGAGATTTTGGACCATTACCGCTTGCTTTTTGCGCGCTTGGGCGTGCCGCATTGCCCCGATTGCGGTCGTGTGATTCAGGCGCAGACGGTGGACCAGATTGTCGATAATTTGTATGTAAGTGACGAGGGCAAGCAGATTACGGTGATGGCTCCGATTGTGCAGGAGCGCAAGGGTGAATACCGCAAGGAACTCGCCGAACTCAAGGAAAACGGCTTTGTGCGTGCCCGTGTGGATGGCACGATTTACCGTCTGGAAGATGTCCCCGCGCTGGTGCGTTACGAGAAGCATACCATTGAAGCGGTGATTGACCGCTTGACGCTGGAACGCAAGAATATGAGCCGCCTGCGCGAGGCGTTGGAAGGCGCGTTGAAACTGACCGACGGAAAACTCGTGAGTTTCTTGCTGGCCGCGGGCGGTTCCGCAGGTGCGGGGGAGGCGTCGCAGACTGGAGCGAAGGAAGAATATCGCCTGCAGGGTACGCTGCTCGCTTGCCCCAAGTGCGGCATTTCTATTCCAGAATTGGAACCTCGATTCTTCAGCTTTAATGATCCGAAGGGCCGTTGCCCCGCTTGTAAGGGCATGGGCGAAAGCTACAAGTTCGATTTGGACTTGATTATCCCAGACAAGACGAAGTCTATTAAGGATGGCTGCATTGCGACCATCAAGAAGGACGACGGTACGCTGATTTTCAGCGACTTCGGCCGCCGCAACTTGCGTAATATCGCAAACGAGATGCATTTTTCGCTGGACACGCCGTGGAACAAGCTCAAGAAGGCGCAACAGGATGCCGTCTTGTACGGAACGCCGAGCGAATCGGAGCGTGGCATTATCCCGATTATGCAGGAACTGTGGGACATGTGGCATATTTACCACTTCCGTAAGTATATGCAGATTGGCGTTTGCCCCGAATGTCACGGCACGCGAATCAACCGCACGGCAAATGCGGTTACGTTCCATGGAGTGAATCTGACCGAGATGACGGAATGGTCCGTCGAGAAGTCGGTGGAATTTTTCAACAAGATTGACTTGTCCGAAAAGGAAAAGCGAATCGGCAAGGAAATCTTGAAGGAAATCCGCGGGCGACTTTCGTTCCTCAATGCGGTGGGGCTCGGTTATTTGACGATTAACCGCAAGGCGTCTACCTTGAGTGGCGGCGAAGCGCAGCGAATCAGGCTTGCTAGCGCTGTGGGCGCCGGTTTGCAAGGCGTGCTTTACGTGCTTGACGAGCCGAGCATCGGGCTCCACCCCCGCGATAACGATAAACTGCTCGGGATGCTGGAGCATTTGAGGGCGCAGGGTAATAGCCTGATTATCGTGGAACACGACGAAGATACCATGCGCCATGCGGACTGCGTGATTGACGTGGGGCCGGGTGCCGGCGTAGAGGGCGGTCGCGTGATTGCGGCGGGAACTGTTGAAGAGCTGGAAAAGAACAAGGCTTCTCTGACGGGTGCATACTTGAGCGGCCGCAAGGCGATTGAAATTCCTGCGACCCGCAAGAAGATTGACAAGAATACGCCGAAATTAAAGATTTGTGGCGCCGCCGAAAACAACCTCAAGAATATTGATGTGGAAATTCCGTTGGACGGTGCGTTGACGGTGGTGACGGGCGTTTCGGGCTCCGGCAAGAGTACGCTGATTAATCAGATTCTGCGCCGCGAATTGGCCCGTGTATTCTACAATTCTGAAGAACCGGTCGGCAAGTTTGATCATCTGGAAGGCCTCGAGAATATCGACAAGGTGATTGAAATCGACCAGACGCCGATTGGCCGCACGCCGCGAAGCAATCCGGCAACCTACACCAAGATTTGGGACGATGTGCGCGATCTTTTCGCGAGCATGGAAGAAAGTAAGATTCGCGGTTACAGCAAGAGTCGCTTCAGCTTTAACGTGAAGGGCGGCCGTTGCGATGCCTGCGAAGGCGCGGGCGTGAAAATCGTGGATATGCACATTTTGCCGAGCGTGCAGGTGACTTGCGATGTGTGCGGCGGCAAGCGCTTTAACGATGCTACGCGCGAAGTCTATTATAAGGGCAAGAACGTCTCCGAAATTCTCGATATGAGCATCGCCGATGCGGCGGAATTCTTCAAGGATATTCCGAAGATTGCAGAACCGCTGAACTTGCTCGTGGAAGTGGGACTTGGCTACCTGACTTTGGGTCAGCCTTCGACGACACTGAGCGGGGGAGAGGCGCAGCGCATCAAGATTGCTTCCGAATTGCGCCGCCCGGGTACAGGCAAAACGCTTTACTTGCTCGACGAACCGACGACGGGCTTGCACTTTGAGGATATCCGCAAGCTTATGGATTGCCTGAATCGCCTGCGTAGCCTCGGCAACAGCGTCGTGATTATCGAACACAACCTGGACGTAATCAAGTGCGCCGACTGGATTATTGACTTGGGTCCTGATGCGGGTATCCACGGCGGTAAAATCATTGCGACGGGTACGCCGGAGCAGATTGCCAAATGCAAGAAGTCGGAAACGGGTAAGTACCTTGCGCCAGTACTTGCGAAAAAGCATGGCGAAAACCACCACTTTGACCGCACGCTCAAGGGCGGCGAAGACTTGTCGCTTGACATCGAGGTGCATGGAGCCCGTAAGCATAACCTCAAGAACATCGACGTGACGATTCCGCGGCACAAGCTTACGGTGGTGACGGGCGTTTCGGGCTCTGGCAAGTCGAGCCTCGCTTTCCATACGCTCTTTAGCGAAGGCCAGCGCCGCTTTGTGGAAACCTTGAGCACTTACGCTCGTCGCTTCCTCGGACGACCCGACCACGGAAGCATCGATTCCATTTCGGGCCTCGCGCCGGCAATTGCCATCGACCAGAAGAGTGCGAGCAAGAGTCCGCGCAGTACGGTCGCGACCCTCACCGAAATCTATGACTACTTCCGCATTTTCTGGGCGAGGGTCGGCACCCCGCATTGCTTGAAATGCGGGAAGCCTGTGTCTTCGTATAGCGCGGGCGACCTGATGCAATACGCCTTTGACCGCGACTTGAATAAGAAAGTCATGGTGCTTGCACCGTTCGAAATCAAGGACGTGCTGAAGCTTTCCAAGATTCTCACGGAAAAAGGCTACCGCAAGGTTTACCTCGGCAACAAGCTCGTGGAACTCCCGCTGCCGAAAATTCCGACCCGTGAAAAGCAACTATTCGCCGTCGTTGATACGGTGGTGGTCAAGGAAGAAAACCGCGCCCGCTTGGTAGAAGCCTTTGAACGCGGCTACCGCGACGGCAACGGAATCCTTTATGTGGAAGACGAAAAGGGCGGTCGCTTGGCCTGCTCCGAAAAGCCGGGCTGCCCTGAATGCGGCTGGTACATGGATTCAGCCTTGAATCCCAAGCATTTCAGCTTTAACACGCACTGGGGCGCCTGCGAGACCTGTCTTGGCCTCGGTCATTTTAAAGATGGCGAAGTTTGCCCGGATTGTCACGGCGAACGTTTGAAGCCGGAATATCTGGCGGTTCGCATCGGCAACAAGAATATTATGGATGTGAACCACATGAGCATCGCGCAGGCGCTCGAATGGTTCAGCAACGAAAACTTCAAACGCGACAACTTCGGGAAGGATAAAAATCCCGATGGCAAGATGACTGTCGCCGAACCCTTGCTCCGCGAAATTGTGGGCCGCCTCAACTTCTTGAAGGGTGTGGGCCTCGGCTATATCGGCCTTGACCGTGCGGGTGACACGCTCTCCGGCGGTGAATCTCAGCGCATTCGCCTGGCTAGCCAGATTGGTAGCGGCCTCGAAGGTGTGCTCTACGTGCTTGACGAACCTACGGTAGGCTTGCACGAAAGCGATACAGCCATGTTGCTCAATACGCTTTATCGCTTGCGCGACCTCGGCAATACGCTGGTGGTCGTGGAACACGATATGAAGATGATGCAGGCGGCGGACCATATTATCGATATGGGCCCAGCGGCGGGCGAGTTCGGAGGCGAAGTGGTTGCCGAAGGCTCTCCGGAACAGCTTGCCAAGCCTTATGCCTTGCAACAGTTCCCGCGCAGCGAAACGGTCAAGTACCTGACGCATACCATTCCGATGGCGAACGAGATTGCGGCAAAACCCATTACCGATTCCACGGAATTCTACGAATTCGATAAGTTGAATCATAATAACCTTAAGAATTTGTCTGTAAAATTCCCAAAGGGCGCCATCAGCGTCGTCTGCGGCGTGTCTGGCTCGGGCAAGAGTTCCATGGTGATGGACGAAATCTATCCGCGGCTCAAGAAGAAATTCCAGGCTCGCGGTCGCAAAAAGCAGAACGGCGAAGTTCTGCTGGTTGACCAGAGCCCGATTTCGGGGACTCCTCGCAGCACGCCCGCGAGTTTCACGGGCGTGTTTGACGACATACGCAAGCTATTCGCCAAACTGCCGCAAGCCAAGTTGAAAGGCTTCGATTACGGGCGCTTCAGTTACAACTTGGCTCGCGGCCGCTGCGAGGCCTGTGAAGGCCGCGGCGCCATCTCGGTAGAAATGCACTTCCTTTCGGATGTGTGGGAAGTCTGCGATGTCTGCGGCGGCAAGCGCTACAATCAGGAAACCCTCACCGTGACATTCAAGGGCAAGAATATCGCCGACGTGCTCGACATGCGCGTGGCCGAAGCCTGCGAGTTCTTCAAGGACCAGCCGAAAATCTTGCCGAAGCTGGAATGCCTGCGCGATGTGGGCCTCCCGTACGTGAAACTCGGACAATCTGTGACGACGCTCAGCGGCGGCGAATCCCAGCGCCTGAAATTGGCGGCAGAACTTGCCCGCAAACCTGCTCAAGAAATGGTTTACCTGCTCGATGAGCCGACCACGGGACTCCACCTTAAGGACATTCAAATTCTCTGGAATATGCTCCGTAAACTCTCTGCCCGTGGCGATACCGTCATCGTCATCGAACATCACCCGGATATCATCCGTCTTTCGGACTGGAAGGTGGAATTAGGCCCTGTCGGAGGCTCCGAAGGCGGCTATTTGCTCAAAATGGGGGCGAATCAAGGCTAGTATTGGTGTCTTTATGTGAGAAAATTGAAATATTTTTATATTTCAATTTGATATGAAAATAGGAGAAAATATGTCCTTTACACGAATGCTTCCGCTTCTGTTGCTGATGCCGATGATGATTTGGGCGGCTGATAGCGACAAGAATTTCAGGATTCCTCCCACTATGTTTAAAGAGGGTGTTCTGATGGAGCCTGTCGCCAATATGGCGATTGTCAAAAAGGAAACCATGATCCTGTCGGAAGCTCCGATGGTTCCCCTCCGCCCGAACATTATGTTCATGCGTCATAAGAAGGGCCCTAAGGAATACCTCTGGTTCTCCGGTCCTATCAATGTCAAGAATTTCGAAAAACTCCATGCCTTTAGCCTGGCAGACAACTACCTGAAACCGGCCGAAGTCATGCTTCTGCGTTTCTACGGCTCTCAGACCTCCAGAGCCTTCCAGGACGAAGCCGATATTTACTTCGATAAGGAATATCTGTATTCTCCACGCGTGCCCAAACTTTATTTCAGAAAAAATGGCCAGTGGCAGACTATCCAGGAAACGGATCGCCCGGGTATCGTTTCTATCAAGTCCGATATCAAGGGGCTAGAAGCGATTTCTCTGACGACTCCTATGAAAGAAGTCCCGTCTCTGCTGTACCCCATGAATCCGGGGATGTATGCTTTCTCTTTCTCTGCTCCGAATTACCTGCCCTATGTGGATGCTATTTCCGTCCCTGGCGGTTCCATGGTGGAACTTAAACCGCAGTTGCCGGTTGTAGATACCGCCTCCAAGGTCAAGGCTACGACCACGGTCACGTTGCATGCGGTTGCCGTCGCCAAGACTCTCGAAGAATCGGAACACCTATTTGATGTTCTGACTCATGATGTCCAGAACTCTATTGAAAAGGTGGACACCAACGAATTTGACAAGATGTACCCGAAACTCCGCAAGCCCCTCCTGCTGGGAGTCTCTTCTGATGATAGCGTTTATGTCCAGTATCGCAAACGTTATGAAGGCAAGCGTGACGAAGCCAAACTTTACTGGCGCATGAACAGAATGGGCTCTGCCAGCGTGGTGAATGTGGCCCTGCGCCGTAAAATCGACAGCTTACAGGCTCTTCCTCATAGCGTTTCCCTCGTGCCCACGTCTATTGAAGCGGTTAACGACGAAAATCTCTGCGAAGATGTAATCGATTCTGTCGCTATGCGCGAACGCGCCAAGCAGGATTCCATTGCAAAGGCTAATGCCCCCAAGGATACTACGGTCAAGGATTCGACAGCTAAGGATTCCGCTGTAGCAGCTGCCGCCCCGGCCCCTGCCGAACAGCCCAAGGTAGAAGAAGCTCCTGTAATTACGAAGCGTGTGTGCAGAATGGCTGCCGTCCGCATTAACTATGGTAAGAAGGGCGATCGTTACGATGTGTCCTGGGTTGGCAATGCCGAAGGCTATACCGCCGATTCCCTGTTTGCCCTGCTTACTTCAGGTGCCTCTTCTCGAGCTCTTTTCTCTATCGAAAGGAACAAGCCCGTCTGGATTTACCATGAAGGCGATCTGAGGGGCCGTCACCATTACCGCTATATCAAGCATGAACTGGTGGTGAATGATAAGCCTGTCAAGAGCCAAGGAGCCTTTGAACTCCCGCAGTACATTTTTGACGAACCCGAGGTTCAGGAATGGCTGAACCGCCCGGTGGAAGAAACGGCCCACAAGGTGCAGGAACCCAAGCCCAAGGTTCTCAAGGTTGACGAAAGTGGCGTGGTTATGGATGTTTCCATGAAGGTCCCGCGCGTCATTCGCGATCGCGACCGTGGTACGGTGGCCCTGATCGATTCCGGTTCTTTCCGTTACAAGGGCAAGGTCGTGGCACTGTCCCCCTATGCAATCCATACCACTGAAGTGACCCAGCAGTTCTTCAAGGATGTGATGGCCAAGGTGGATTCTACGAAGCGCATTAAGGACCGCTCTACCTTTACTGGTCCCCGTCATCCGGTGCACAATATTACCTGGACCGACGCTCAGGAATTCTGCAAGGCTATTGGCGGCGACCTGCCGACCGAAGCCCAGTGGGAATTTGCCGGTCGTGCCGACAATAACGAAGGTGCCCTCTGGAATCTTGACGACGACCCGAATCCGGGTTTATACGCTATTTACAAGGCTAACTCCTATAGCCGCGGCAAGAAGAGCCCCGAATACGGCCCGCAGCCGGTAAGCACCAAGAAGTCCAACGCCTGGGGCATTTTCGACATGTCGGGTAACGTTGCCGAATGGACTAAGGACAAGTACTTCATGTTCTCTGTCTGGGTCGAAAGCTCCAACCCGACGGGTGCCTTGATGGGCTCTACCAAGATTTACAAGGGTGGCTCTTGGCGTGATAAGGAAGACCTTCTGAACTTGACTGACCGCGACGACGAAGATCCGCGTTACTGGGCAGACTGGCTCGGCTTCCGCTGTGCATTCCCTAGAAACCTCTTTGAAGGAAAACAATAATGGCTGAAAGCCAAAATGTAAAAGAAGCTCCTGTTAAGGGCGCACGCGAAATGCGCCTTTTCAAAAGACTGACCGCGATTCCCTATTTGCTTGTTATTGTGGCTTTGCTCTTGCCGCTGGCAAATGTTTCTTGTGCTGAAAAGGACGTAGTGGCCGAGCCCAACCTCTATGAACTCGCCATGGGTCTTGATCTGGAACAGGAATTGAAGGAACCGGCCTTGGGCATTTTGAAGAAGATGGAAACCGGAAACCCCACCGCTATGGAAAAGTTCCGGCAGACCATGCCTCATTTCCCTAAGATGGAACCTGTGCCCTTCTTGTACGCAATTGTCGTGGGCGCCATTATCGCGGGCCTGTTCGCTTGGCTGACTCCGCTGGGCTCCATTACTATGGGAATGTTGACGATGGTGTCCATGTGGTTCTTCCTTTCAAGACTTGCGCAAATCAATTCTGCCATGGGAGTGCCCTTGTTGAAGGTGGAACCCGGTCCGGGAATTCATGCGGCATCGTTCCTGATATTGATTGGAACGGCTATGAACATTGCCAGTATCGTTCGCCCGATTATTGAAGAAATCAAGGCGAAACGCGCCGCTAAGAAAAAAGGTTAGGGAAGGCTACGCCCTCCCTAAGACCCTCCCGACACTTAATAATCCGCTTCCCTTAAGTAGTGTCCTATAGTTAGAACGGATTATTTGCGTGGGCGCCTGTCGGTGCAAAAAGAAATTAGGAAAAAGAAAAAACGCGAGCGAATTGCCCGCGTTTTTAAATTTTTTTTCGTGTATTACACGTTGAAGAGGAAGTACATGATGTCGCCATCCTGTACCACGTAGTCCTTGCCTTCGGTGCGGACGAGGCCGGCTTCCTTGGCGGCGTTCCAGCTGCCGTGCTTCAGGAAGTCTTCGTAGCTCAAGGTTTCGGCTCGGATGAAGCCGCGTTCGAAGTCGGTGTGAATCACACCGGCACACTGCGGAGCCTTGTAGCCGGCGTGGAACGTCCAAGCGCGGCATTCCTTTTCACCGGCGGTAAAGAACGTACGGAGACCGAGGATTTCGTAACCCTTGCGAACGACGGAGTCGAGGCCCGATTCCTTCATGCCGAGTTCCTTCAGGAATTCGGCCTTGTCGGCGGGTTCCATGGCAGAGAGTTCTTCTTCGATCTTGCCGCTGATCATGATGACTTCGTGACCGTTCTTGGCGGCGTATTCCTTCAGCTGGTCCACGTAGGCGTTGCCGGTCAGAATGTCGTCTTCCTTGACGTTGGCGCAGTAGAAGAGCGGCTTTGCAGTGAGGAGAGCCAAGTCCTTCACGATGAGTTCCATTTCTTCGCTGTCGTGCATCACGGTGCGGGCGGCCTTGCCTTCCTGGAAGGCGTCGCGGAGCTTTTCGCAAGCGGCGAGGCGGGCCTTGGCTTCGGCACCACCCATACGGGCAGCCTTGGCTTCGGTGGCGAGGCGCTTTTCGACAGAGTCGAGGTCCTTCAGAATCAGTTCGGTCTCGATGATTTCCACGTCGCGGACCGGATCCACGGAACCGTGTACGTGCACGATGTTTTCGTCGTCGAAGCAGCGGATGACTTCCATGATGGCTTCGCATTCACGAATGTGGGTCAGGAACTGGTTGCCGAGGCCTTCGCCCTGGGCAGCACCCTTTACAAGGCCTGCAATGTCCACAAATTCTGTAACGGCGGGAACGATGGATTTCGGATTGTAGACCTTGACCAGTTCGTCGAGGCGGCTGTCCGGCACGCTCACCATGCCCACGTTCGGTTCGATGGTGCAGAACGGATAGTTGGCTGCTTCGGCGCCGGCGTTGGTGATGGCGTTAAAGATGGTGGACTTGCCCACGTTGGGGAGGCCTACGATACCGCATTTAAAACCCATGATAATCTCCAGTTTTGGCGGCTACCTATCTGCCGCTCGTTTTTTTGCGATGTAAAGGTAGAAAAATGCCCTTGTAGGCAGTCCTATGAAAATCTAAATTTACGCCCGTTTTTAAGGTAAGGTATGGCTGGGCGCTCGTCAAAGACGAATATAGATATGCTGAATGGCCCCCTCGGGAGAAAAATCCTGAGGTTTGCCATCCCTATTGCCTTGAGTAGCATTTTCCAGCAGATGTTCAATTTGGCAGACGTTGCCGTGGTGGGACAGTTTGCGGGCGACAAGGCCTTGGCTGCCGTGGGTGCGAACACCTTCGTTATTAACTTGCTAATCAACTTGTTCGTTGGCCTTTCCGTAGGGGCGAACGTAGTGGTGGCC
It contains:
- the uvrA gene encoding excinuclease ABC subunit UvrA, whose amino-acid sequence is MTKSIEIRDAHEHNLRHVNLSIPRDSIVVVTGVSGSGKSSLAFDTVFQEGQRRFVESLSAYARQFIGRMKHPEVESVRGISPTISIDQKTVNRNPRSTVGTVVEILDHYRLLFARLGVPHCPDCGRVIQAQTVDQIVDNLYVSDEGKQITVMAPIVQERKGEYRKELAELKENGFVRARVDGTIYRLEDVPALVRYEKHTIEAVIDRLTLERKNMSRLREALEGALKLTDGKLVSFLLAAGGSAGAGEASQTGAKEEYRLQGTLLACPKCGISIPELEPRFFSFNDPKGRCPACKGMGESYKFDLDLIIPDKTKSIKDGCIATIKKDDGTLIFSDFGRRNLRNIANEMHFSLDTPWNKLKKAQQDAVLYGTPSESERGIIPIMQELWDMWHIYHFRKYMQIGVCPECHGTRINRTANAVTFHGVNLTEMTEWSVEKSVEFFNKIDLSEKEKRIGKEILKEIRGRLSFLNAVGLGYLTINRKASTLSGGEAQRIRLASAVGAGLQGVLYVLDEPSIGLHPRDNDKLLGMLEHLRAQGNSLIIVEHDEDTMRHADCVIDVGPGAGVEGGRVIAAGTVEELEKNKASLTGAYLSGRKAIEIPATRKKIDKNTPKLKICGAAENNLKNIDVEIPLDGALTVVTGVSGSGKSTLINQILRRELARVFYNSEEPVGKFDHLEGLENIDKVIEIDQTPIGRTPRSNPATYTKIWDDVRDLFASMEESKIRGYSKSRFSFNVKGGRCDACEGAGVKIVDMHILPSVQVTCDVCGGKRFNDATREVYYKGKNVSEILDMSIADAAEFFKDIPKIAEPLNLLVEVGLGYLTLGQPSTTLSGGEAQRIKIASELRRPGTGKTLYLLDEPTTGLHFEDIRKLMDCLNRLRSLGNSVVIIEHNLDVIKCADWIIDLGPDAGIHGGKIIATGTPEQIAKCKKSETGKYLAPVLAKKHGENHHFDRTLKGGEDLSLDIEVHGARKHNLKNIDVTIPRHKLTVVTGVSGSGKSSLAFHTLFSEGQRRFVETLSTYARRFLGRPDHGSIDSISGLAPAIAIDQKSASKSPRSTVATLTEIYDYFRIFWARVGTPHCLKCGKPVSSYSAGDLMQYAFDRDLNKKVMVLAPFEIKDVLKLSKILTEKGYRKVYLGNKLVELPLPKIPTREKQLFAVVDTVVVKEENRARLVEAFERGYRDGNGILYVEDEKGGRLACSEKPGCPECGWYMDSALNPKHFSFNTHWGACETCLGLGHFKDGEVCPDCHGERLKPEYLAVRIGNKNIMDVNHMSIAQALEWFSNENFKRDNFGKDKNPDGKMTVAEPLLREIVGRLNFLKGVGLGYIGLDRAGDTLSGGESQRIRLASQIGSGLEGVLYVLDEPTVGLHESDTAMLLNTLYRLRDLGNTLVVVEHDMKMMQAADHIIDMGPAAGEFGGEVVAEGSPEQLAKPYALQQFPRSETVKYLTHTIPMANEIAAKPITDSTEFYEFDKLNHNNLKNLSVKFPKGAISVVCGVSGSGKSSMVMDEIYPRLKKKFQARGRKKQNGEVLLVDQSPISGTPRSTPASFTGVFDDIRKLFAKLPQAKLKGFDYGRFSYNLARGRCEACEGRGAISVEMHFLSDVWEVCDVCGGKRYNQETLTVTFKGKNIADVLDMRVAEACEFFKDQPKILPKLECLRDVGLPYVKLGQSVTTLSGGESQRLKLAAELARKPAQEMVYLLDEPTTGLHLKDIQILWNMLRKLSARGDTVIVIEHHPDIIRLSDWKVELGPVGGSEGGYLLKMGANQG
- a CDS encoding formylglycine-generating enzyme family protein, whose protein sequence is MSFTRMLPLLLLMPMMIWAADSDKNFRIPPTMFKEGVLMEPVANMAIVKKETMILSEAPMVPLRPNIMFMRHKKGPKEYLWFSGPINVKNFEKLHAFSLADNYLKPAEVMLLRFYGSQTSRAFQDEADIYFDKEYLYSPRVPKLYFRKNGQWQTIQETDRPGIVSIKSDIKGLEAISLTTPMKEVPSLLYPMNPGMYAFSFSAPNYLPYVDAISVPGGSMVELKPQLPVVDTASKVKATTTVTLHAVAVAKTLEESEHLFDVLTHDVQNSIEKVDTNEFDKMYPKLRKPLLLGVSSDDSVYVQYRKRYEGKRDEAKLYWRMNRMGSASVVNVALRRKIDSLQALPHSVSLVPTSIEAVNDENLCEDVIDSVAMRERAKQDSIAKANAPKDTTVKDSTAKDSAVAAAAPAPAEQPKVEEAPVITKRVCRMAAVRINYGKKGDRYDVSWVGNAEGYTADSLFALLTSGASSRALFSIERNKPVWIYHEGDLRGRHHYRYIKHELVVNDKPVKSQGAFELPQYIFDEPEVQEWLNRPVEETAHKVQEPKPKVLKVDESGVVMDVSMKVPRVIRDRDRGTVALIDSGSFRYKGKVVALSPYAIHTTEVTQQFFKDVMAKVDSTKRIKDRSTFTGPRHPVHNITWTDAQEFCKAIGGDLPTEAQWEFAGRADNNEGALWNLDDDPNPGLYAIYKANSYSRGKKSPEYGPQPVSTKKSNAWGIFDMSGNVAEWTKDKYFMFSVWVESSNPTGALMGSTKIYKGGSWRDKEDLLNLTDRDDEDPRYWADWLGFRCAFPRNLFEGKQ
- a CDS encoding fibrobacter succinogenes major paralogous domain-containing protein, coding for MRNYLFGISLLALSGSLLFWACSSENDYAHDVDSVVIYEVDPEGELPDSSEVSELDGIPEAKDGVLYFQQPGTSTSMPKRKSSSSSAVLESSSSVVASSSSAVNPVMSSSSVVASSSSATPASSSDILESSSADAVINVWDWSILAKDYLNPNIAYDLIVDVRDWQVYHVVNIANRRWMAQNLNYNGDPVKDESWCYEDVKQRCNVLGRLYTWKAAKVACPEGWRLPYPEEWQELLDSCGGTSAAGRILKSTIGWFKDGFGNDGNGTDSLGFSALPAGSRNNDGKYSELGKSAYFWKNSGDTYGDYVSMYSADRVDESYHYKTMAFSVRCIEILAE
- the ychF gene encoding redox-regulated ATPase YchF, translating into MGFKCGIVGLPNVGKSTIFNAITNAGAEAANYPFCTIEPNVGMVSVPDSRLDELVKVYNPKSIVPAVTEFVDIAGLVKGAAQGEGLGNQFLTHIRECEAIMEVIRCFDDENIVHVHGSVDPVRDVEIIETELILKDLDSVEKRLATEAKAARMGGAEAKARLAACEKLRDAFQEGKAARTVMHDSEEMELIVKDLALLTAKPLFYCANVKEDDILTGNAYVDQLKEYAAKNGHEVIMISGKIEEELSAMEPADKAEFLKELGMKESGLDSVVRKGYEILGLRTFFTAGEKECRAWTFHAGYKAPQCAGVIHTDFERGFIRAETLSYEDFLKHGSWNAAKEAGLVRTEGKDYVVQDGDIMYFLFNV